TTAAAGAACAAGGCTATTGATAAAAGTTATAACAGtattttaattcataaactaactaatatttataaataaatatatattgtatttaGGTATAATAAATTCGATAAGATCcaataacataaaaaatgttgttgtgataaaaaaatggggATGGTTAATTATGAATTACCTATAACTTAAAAgtttttaaacattttgGCGAATTGGGTttagaatatattatgctatttatttttatttgcataaCACATTTGTTTGATAATGAATAAATCGAATAAATTATAGCACTTGgggaatatatttaattaatgtaataaacgtatttttttcgtatgaaataaaacgttagttatgtttattagtgatttatttatttgatttttaagTAAAGATTGTAGAAATGctaaatttttacaaaatatgaagTGAGCAAAGATGCACCTACAATAATGTAAGAAAATATGTGTTGAGCTGCATTAAAccgagaaaaaaaatgaattcaAGATTATAACCCccgaaataatatagaaaaaaattattattattataataaattaggcaattgcataaaaatagaaaagaGAACCAATAGATATtcaatgaataaaaattataaatgtgCACAAAACTAAATTAAGATATAAGCACACTATTTCAAAagtatacttttttaatataaaatggggatcaaaattttaatattattttaataataaatgaattaaagacttaataaatataaaataccCATGAGTGCCATTGtgcttcattttttatgtggtgtgtattaaaataatataaattattctatattttattatggcTTAAtagagaaatatatttggtTACAgcaaagaataaaaatatttgcacATATCACTTATTTATTCTGTGCATCtataatacataattataatatttgaaatgtgcatataactttttaaatcaattttattattaaagatATAACTTAATGAAATGTGGCTTGTGtgcaaatattattaataataatttctaTCACAAGTTTTTTAGTTATTTTtaagtattaaaaataggATAACCAAGAAGGTATTATTTACAtctaattaatatatatattataataaaaaatattacattttatattattataaattaagcatcaaaaaataaatattaatttattttatggtatattaaataatagaGTTGTTGCATCACgccataaatataaattttataagtCCTACAAACTAATAGAAAATGACGCAGTCGAAAGAAGATAATACTGAACATCAAGTTACACAACTTCAAGATGAAGAGTCATCTGAATTATCAAACTATATAGCCAATGAATCAAGTAAGACATTTTCATACCTTAAGAAAGCAGAGAATTGCATGAAGAAATTTTGTCAAAGCTATTTAGTcacaaatgaaaaatatgatagtTCAGACGAAAATAgtgatgatgaaaatgacGAAGATCAAAAAAATGGTGATGAAGAtacagaaaataaaaagaaagaaaaaagaaagcgaaaaaaaaaacccAGAACATTCtttgaaaatgtaaaatataaccTTACGAGGAGATTGACACCTATGAatctaatttttattttttttttccttctcACTCTAATGTGGGGATATACTGGCATTGTAAGGAATTCCAATCGAATAGTAAGtttaattatgtttttcatacttataaattgttattatattgcTTTAAATTGGATAACTATaatgttatataaaaacaatacattgacaaaattataattaaaaataaaaacataacgAAGTTGTGTTGCATATTATAAgtaaaatgtttatatgcCTGTACATGTGTGaaaacatatatgcatataaagtGTGCACGCGTTGTGTTAAAATAACACATTTCCTTGTAAaccatattatttacattatatatttatttattattacaggGGTATAATGCAGGTTTTGTACCTGCTGTAGCTCATGAACGCGCCGCCAGACCTCCAGGATGTACTTGCGGAAGGCATAAAGCCAATGGTGATGGAAACCCTGTTGCACATGCAAAATAACTAAAAGGGTTCAAAAGTTCACGTTACCACATGGTGCTACAGGATATTCAACAAGATGTATTCATACGTTAGCATAATATCAAGTTCTAATGGATGGATATGATATTgcattgatttttttttagataaccaaaaaatataagtttaTAGAGCATGCATTTAAAGTGAGAAAATGTGTGATTTTAActtttaaacatttttatttatgtttttttcagCACATACACACTGtgcttatttttaacattacatctattattttattattgtgtataaaacatatttcacaaaaatataataatttttatcaactataattaatatataaactatATAATCCTATAATAGCAATACAGTTTTTGCACAACTTTTCTGAGCATCTGAGTTCGATGcttatacattttaataataccTAAAGATATGCATTGATAAACTTAGGGttaatttttaagaaaatataagaataataatagttaaatgaaaattttacaCAGTTATAGTTTtgaattagaaaaataataaaaatgtaaaatggCAAAAAGATAACCTACGTATTTCTAGAGTTAATAGACGTTTTTAATAAGtagagaaaaataattgataTTTGAATCCTAAGCGCATTTGTGATGTTAAATAACAATATGTGTGctgattatatattttgtaagaATTGTGAATAATCTGAAAAAAGGTGTGCAttactttttataatttatagatAGAATAGATAGATGGGTAATcccatataaaaatatataatttatgaatttaaaatatataaacagtAAAAGCACACATGTaactataaatttattaattaaatttatttaaaatttttccTTCTCAATCTCAaagtagaaaaaaaatagaaaaaaaaagcatgTTTTTTATGGATTCTAAAAAACAGAAGCATATAACTAAAGAGCCTTTTTTACaatactaaaaaatatgttattttattttatataaattttatgctTACACAAATTATTgtcaaaaatgaataagaTTCAAGAAAAAAGCGCTTTAAAATCAACTACTAAAAAGAAAATCGAAGAAGAGGAAGTAACATTGGAAAACTATAAAGAAgaaccaaaaaaaaaacatgtgCGCTTTGAAAAtccgaaaaaaaaaaagaactataattatgatgatgatgatgatgataCTACAAATGAAATTGGCGATGATATAGAAAGTGAAGAAGAGGAAGATagtgatgaaaatgaagaagTTCAATTAAtggaaaatgatgaagaatGTGAAGACGAAGACGAAGACGAATATGATGAGGAAActgacaaaaaaaaaaagaaagaaaaagaaaaagaaaaaaaaaagaaaaaagaaaaaaaagaaaaaaaaaaaaaaaaatcgaaagtAAAATCGATGTTAGAAAACGTGAAGAAAAGCATAACTCTTAGAAATGTAGCAATTATTCTTATGATATTTTTCGTTatgtcatttttatatattcaaaatgaagattatattattcaagCTGTAAGCTctaattcatttatatctttctatctatatacatattattatgttatttttaattttgatcatcttattgttttataaaatattgcatatatgaaataataattaaaaataaaggatataaaaaaatagtgtgtatattaataaatacaataatatgtatgtattgtaaattatatatataaaaacactTACATATCATGAAAATCCTTTTTTCTATGAACAcattatttacatt
This genomic interval from Plasmodium chabaudi chabaudi strain AS genome assembly, chromosome: 11 contains the following:
- a CDS encoding membrane associated histidine-rich protein 1a, putative, whose protein sequence is MTQSKEDNTEHQVTQLQDEESSELSNYIANESSKTFSYLKKAENCMKKFCQSYLVTNEKYDSSDENSDDENDEDQKNGDEDTENKKKEKRKRKKKPRTFFENVKYNLTRRLTPMNLIFIFFFLLTLMWGYTGIVRNSNRIGYNAGFVPAVAHERAARPPGCTCGRHKANGDGNPVAHAK
- a CDS encoding membrane associated histidine-rich protein 1b, putative, encoding MNKIQEKSALKSTTKKKIEEEEVTLENYKEEPKKKHVRFENPKKKKNYNYDDDDDDTTNEIGDDIESEEEEDSDENEEVQLMENDEECEDEDEDEYDEETDKKKKKEKEKEKKKKKEKKEKKKKKSKVKSMLENVKKSITLRNVAIILMIFFVMSFLYIQNEDYIIQAKNYVTSYFQAAIGYTPKRSSGCSCSKRANALSSALKGDDQPAFECPLVTLRKKLLEELAKASQAEKMREAAAGNELTPVPDTAEATQVTPPAEQVPSVVPAPAVPSHSPPVHHGSISSELSEQVVTV